A stretch of the Dioscorea cayenensis subsp. rotundata cultivar TDr96_F1 chromosome 4, TDr96_F1_v2_PseudoChromosome.rev07_lg8_w22 25.fasta, whole genome shotgun sequence genome encodes the following:
- the LOC120259157 gene encoding protein CURVATURE THYLAKOID 1C, chloroplastic isoform X1, whose amino-acid sequence MASASAIALPYLFFNGNRTYLRKNPYVPISTITRGRKRCFTVVAKAVGDDSDSSSGSFVKYVRNAWNNSEDRLALVGLGFAAIAAFWASSSLIAAIDKLPFIPSALEFIGIWFSWWFIYRYILFKPDREELVRNVKNSISDILGQ is encoded by the exons ATGGCTTCTGCCTCTGCGATCGCTTTGCCGTATTTGTTCTTTAATGGCAACAGAACTTATCTCAGGAAAAATCCATATGTTCCTATTTCCACAATCACTAGAG GTAGAAAGCGATGCTTCACAGTTGTTGCAAAGGCTGTGGGAGATGATTCTGATTCCTCCTCTGGGAGCTTTGTGAAATATGTCCGAAATGCT TGGAACAACTCTGAAGACCGACTTGCTCTTGTTGGGTTGGGATTTGCAGCGATTGCGGCATTTTGGGCATCTAGTAGTCTTATAGCA GCTATCGACAAGCTTCCTTTTATCCCTAGTGCTCTAGAATTCATTGGGATATGGTTCTCGTGG TGGTTTATATACCGGTACATCCTATTCAAACCAGACAG GGAAGAGCTGGTGAGAAATGTTAAGAATTCGATATCTGATATCCTTGGCCAATAA
- the LOC120259157 gene encoding protein CURVATURE THYLAKOID 1C, chloroplastic isoform X2, which produces MASASAIALPYLFFNGNRTYLRKNPYVPISTITRGRKRCFTVVAKAVGDDSDSSSGSFVKYVRNAWNNSEDRLALVGLGFAAIAAFWASSSLIAAIDKLPFIPSALEFIGIWFSWWFIYRYILFKPDRHCLSF; this is translated from the exons ATGGCTTCTGCCTCTGCGATCGCTTTGCCGTATTTGTTCTTTAATGGCAACAGAACTTATCTCAGGAAAAATCCATATGTTCCTATTTCCACAATCACTAGAG GTAGAAAGCGATGCTTCACAGTTGTTGCAAAGGCTGTGGGAGATGATTCTGATTCCTCCTCTGGGAGCTTTGTGAAATATGTCCGAAATGCT TGGAACAACTCTGAAGACCGACTTGCTCTTGTTGGGTTGGGATTTGCAGCGATTGCGGCATTTTGGGCATCTAGTAGTCTTATAGCA GCTATCGACAAGCTTCCTTTTATCCCTAGTGCTCTAGAATTCATTGGGATATGGTTCTCGTGG TGGTTTATATACCGGTACATCCTATTCAAACCAGACAG GCATTGcttatcattttaa
- the LOC120259157 gene encoding protein CURVATURE THYLAKOID 1C, chloroplastic isoform X3 — protein sequence MSRKRCFTVVAKAVGDDSDSSSGSFVKYVRNAWNNSEDRLALVGLGFAAIAAFWASSSLIAAIDKLPFIPSALEFIGIWFSWWFIYRYILFKPDREELVRNVKNSISDILGQ from the exons ATGA GTAGAAAGCGATGCTTCACAGTTGTTGCAAAGGCTGTGGGAGATGATTCTGATTCCTCCTCTGGGAGCTTTGTGAAATATGTCCGAAATGCT TGGAACAACTCTGAAGACCGACTTGCTCTTGTTGGGTTGGGATTTGCAGCGATTGCGGCATTTTGGGCATCTAGTAGTCTTATAGCA GCTATCGACAAGCTTCCTTTTATCCCTAGTGCTCTAGAATTCATTGGGATATGGTTCTCGTGG TGGTTTATATACCGGTACATCCTATTCAAACCAGACAG GGAAGAGCTGGTGAGAAATGTTAAGAATTCGATATCTGATATCCTTGGCCAATAA